Proteins from a genomic interval of Fuerstiella sp.:
- a CDS encoding MBL fold metallo-hydrolase has translation MLTRRELFPNVIEMNFQARRRFGCCVYLVFSGTDWMLIDIGYEDTVDEIIEMIRQMDFPLAGCKYLIATHADADHVQGLQRASELLPGSVTVAHGDAKRILEEGDRIASFAEVPAQGISIVMPESHIAKTVSDGDVLQLGDLSLEIWDTPGHATGQLSFRLGNLLFSGDNIFRDGCVGSIDAHHGSDIPAFIQSLTRIRESDVEWLLPSHGPAFSKDVNLLTSAIDRLTGYQYMADFGTCAIDWPLLNEWDEELARGTAPQA, from the coding sequence ATGCTGACTCGACGAGAGTTGTTCCCCAACGTTATCGAAATGAATTTCCAGGCGCGTCGGCGCTTTGGCTGCTGTGTCTATCTGGTGTTTTCCGGTACCGACTGGATGCTGATCGATATTGGCTACGAAGACACTGTAGACGAAATTATTGAAATGATTCGGCAGATGGACTTTCCGCTTGCCGGCTGTAAGTACCTGATTGCCACACATGCCGATGCGGACCACGTGCAGGGACTTCAGCGAGCTTCTGAACTGTTGCCGGGATCAGTGACCGTCGCTCATGGTGATGCGAAACGGATTCTGGAAGAAGGTGACCGGATCGCATCGTTCGCGGAGGTTCCTGCACAGGGAATTTCCATCGTAATGCCGGAATCTCATATCGCCAAGACAGTCAGTGATGGTGACGTCCTTCAACTGGGGGACCTGAGCCTCGAAATCTGGGACACACCCGGACACGCAACAGGGCAGTTGTCTTTTCGCTTGGGGAATCTGCTGTTCTCCGGCGATAATATATTTCGGGATGGGTGTGTCGGAAGCATTGATGCCCACCATGGATCCGATATTCCGGCATTCATCCAGTCACTCACACGCATTCGGGAAAGCGACGTCGAATGGCTGCTGCCGAGTCATGGACCTGCGTTCTCAAAAGATGTGAATCTTCTGACATCTGCAATTGATCGATTGACCGGCTACCAGTACATGGCTGACTTTGGAACCTGTGCCATCGACTGGCCACTGCTTAACGAATGGGATGAAGAGTTGGCTCGCGGAACCGCGCCGCAGGCATAG
- a CDS encoding valine--tRNA ligase, whose translation MTELPKTWDPATAQKKWITHWESEGYCHADPHPDREQHTIMIPLPNVTGALHMGHCLNGTIQDLLTRWRRMQGRQALWMPGTDHAGIATQAVVERRMLEEEGITRHDIGRDALVVRIHTWKDEYQQRILNQLKQIGASCDWRRVRFTLDDVCSRAVRRTFFQMFCDGLIFRGKRLVNWDPHLQTAVADDEVFTEDVDGHFWTFHYPVVDKSEEPTGQVIRFSTTRPETMLGDTAVCVHPTDDRYTDLVGRQVRVPVNGRLIPIIADALLADKQLGTGAVKVTPAHDPNDYACGLRNGLEMVNILNADGTVNEEGGEFAGLDRYQARKAIVEQMESLGFYDGVEDRTIPVKHSDRSKTPIEPYLSDQWFVKMDTLAQSAMDAVDDGRVKIFPQRYRKTYLDWLGEKRDWCISRQLWWGHRIPVWSQKVKNRSESVESLSCFGGSLAEDGTITFAEDYTEILSAQFADGLMPGEELLLACVDGGHEDVELKLAETGFTQDPDVLDTWFSSALWPHATLGWPDRDHNPPTIDASGTTQTDSGQSDRNEVLDFFYPGSVLVTSRDIITLWVARMVLTGLYNMGDVPFRDVYIHPKILDGLGQTMSKSKGNGVDPLELIDKYGTDAVRFTISSLAGETQDVRLPVGYECPHCEAVTPQTKKHQSMKPLGGETPTLKCGQCKTDFQFPSPWFTPDEGSPVARIVSERFDYGRNFCNKLWNASRFAFMNLEGFTPGTVSRDKLQMEDRWVLSRLATTTQQVTTLLDRYQFDQATRTIRDFTWNEFCDWYLEMIKPRLRDDASRPVAQRVLVEVIDNLIRLLHPFAPFITEELWHTLNQLAPVRGLSEQTQASESVMIAAWPRLSEEFCDEELESRFERLQEIIVAVRNIRGLYKISPKEPLKLFMRCAPEVAAQMHAVADQFDNLSRTMLEAAGLNVNRPGASANFSLEDADGYIPLEGLIDLNAELERQQKKAAQLQGHITGAEKKLSNSNFVDKAPENVVNDVRETLSGLKSQLENVERIIKELS comes from the coding sequence ATGACCGAACTTCCAAAAACCTGGGACCCCGCCACTGCTCAGAAGAAATGGATTACGCACTGGGAATCTGAGGGTTACTGTCATGCCGATCCGCACCCGGATCGTGAACAGCACACAATCATGATTCCACTGCCAAATGTTACCGGTGCTCTGCACATGGGACATTGTCTGAACGGCACGATTCAGGACTTATTGACGCGTTGGCGACGGATGCAGGGGCGTCAAGCGTTGTGGATGCCTGGTACGGACCATGCCGGAATTGCGACACAGGCTGTTGTCGAACGACGCATGCTGGAAGAAGAAGGCATCACCCGCCACGACATCGGACGCGACGCACTGGTGGTACGAATACATACCTGGAAAGACGAATACCAACAGCGAATTCTGAATCAGTTGAAACAGATCGGAGCCAGTTGTGACTGGCGTCGTGTGCGTTTCACGCTGGACGATGTCTGCAGTCGGGCTGTGCGGCGGACTTTTTTTCAGATGTTTTGTGACGGACTGATCTTTCGAGGAAAACGTCTGGTTAACTGGGATCCGCATCTGCAGACAGCGGTCGCTGACGACGAAGTTTTTACTGAAGATGTGGATGGTCATTTCTGGACATTTCACTATCCGGTTGTGGACAAGTCAGAGGAGCCGACGGGACAGGTGATTCGTTTTTCCACAACTCGTCCGGAAACCATGCTGGGTGATACGGCGGTGTGTGTGCATCCGACGGACGACCGCTACACAGATCTGGTCGGTCGACAGGTTCGTGTTCCGGTCAACGGTCGTTTGATTCCCATTATTGCAGATGCTTTGCTGGCGGATAAACAGCTGGGTACAGGAGCTGTGAAAGTTACACCGGCCCATGATCCCAATGACTATGCCTGCGGCCTGCGAAATGGCCTGGAGATGGTCAATATTCTGAATGCTGACGGCACGGTCAATGAAGAAGGTGGAGAGTTTGCCGGTCTGGATCGTTATCAGGCCCGTAAGGCAATCGTCGAGCAAATGGAATCGCTGGGTTTTTATGATGGAGTGGAAGACCGAACAATTCCCGTTAAACACAGTGACCGCAGCAAGACGCCGATCGAACCTTATCTCAGTGATCAGTGGTTCGTGAAAATGGATACACTGGCCCAGTCAGCGATGGATGCCGTTGACGATGGCCGGGTCAAAATTTTTCCCCAACGCTACAGAAAGACATATCTGGACTGGCTGGGTGAAAAACGTGACTGGTGCATCAGTCGCCAGTTATGGTGGGGACACCGTATTCCTGTGTGGTCACAGAAGGTGAAAAATCGATCGGAGAGTGTGGAGAGTCTGTCTTGTTTTGGCGGCTCACTGGCAGAGGATGGAACTATTACCTTTGCGGAAGATTATACCGAAATCCTGTCGGCTCAGTTTGCCGACGGACTGATGCCGGGTGAAGAACTTCTGCTGGCCTGCGTGGATGGCGGTCATGAGGATGTGGAACTGAAACTGGCCGAAACGGGGTTCACTCAGGATCCGGATGTGCTGGATACGTGGTTCAGTTCTGCGCTGTGGCCGCATGCCACCCTGGGGTGGCCGGATCGTGACCACAATCCACCAACTATCGATGCTTCAGGCACGACACAGACTGATAGCGGTCAGTCTGACAGGAATGAAGTCCTCGACTTCTTTTACCCAGGATCCGTGCTGGTCACATCGCGAGACATCATCACGCTTTGGGTCGCCCGGATGGTACTCACGGGACTTTATAATATGGGTGACGTCCCGTTCCGGGATGTCTACATTCATCCCAAGATTCTGGATGGCCTGGGCCAGACAATGTCTAAGTCGAAGGGCAACGGAGTCGATCCGCTGGAACTGATTGACAAATACGGTACAGACGCAGTCAGGTTTACGATTTCGTCACTGGCCGGCGAAACGCAGGATGTTCGTCTGCCGGTTGGTTACGAATGCCCGCACTGCGAAGCTGTGACGCCTCAAACAAAGAAGCACCAGAGTATGAAACCGCTGGGCGGAGAGACTCCGACCCTCAAGTGCGGCCAGTGTAAGACTGATTTTCAGTTTCCGAGTCCGTGGTTTACTCCGGATGAAGGATCGCCTGTTGCCAGAATCGTCAGTGAACGTTTTGACTACGGTCGCAACTTCTGCAACAAGCTGTGGAATGCCTCACGATTTGCTTTTATGAATCTCGAGGGATTTACACCTGGTACCGTAAGTCGTGACAAGCTTCAGATGGAAGATCGGTGGGTACTCAGTCGTCTGGCCACGACGACTCAACAGGTGACGACGCTGCTTGACCGTTATCAGTTTGATCAGGCCACCCGCACAATTCGTGATTTCACCTGGAACGAATTCTGCGACTGGTATCTGGAAATGATTAAGCCGCGGTTACGTGATGATGCTTCGCGACCGGTCGCTCAGCGCGTGCTGGTTGAAGTCATAGATAATCTGATTCGTTTGCTGCATCCGTTTGCGCCATTCATCACCGAAGAACTCTGGCACACACTTAATCAGCTGGCACCGGTGCGGGGTCTGAGTGAGCAAACACAGGCCTCGGAAAGCGTGATGATTGCTGCATGGCCCCGGCTGTCGGAAGAATTTTGCGACGAGGAACTGGAGAGTCGCTTTGAACGTCTGCAGGAAATCATTGTAGCTGTTCGTAACATTCGGGGGCTGTACAAAATCAGTCCAAAAGAACCGCTCAAACTGTTCATGCGCTGTGCGCCGGAAGTTGCTGCGCAGATGCACGCTGTGGCTGACCAGTTCGACAATCTGTCGCGGACCATGCTGGAAGCAGCCGGACTGAACGTAAATCGACCGGGGGCCAGCGCTAACTTCAGTCTTGAAGACGCGGATGGATACATTCCGCTTGAAGGATTAATTGACCTGAACGCAGAACTGGAAAGACAACAAAAAAAAGCGGCTCAGCTGCAGGGGCACATCACAGGCGCTGAGAAGAAACTGAGTAACAGCAATTTCGTTGACAAGGCTCCGGAAAACGTTGTAAACGACGTCCGTGAAACGCTCTCCGGACTGAAGAGTCAGCTGGAGAATGTCGAAAGGATTATCAAAGAACTGAGTTAA
- a CDS encoding Xaa-Pro peptidase family protein: MSAQDFELRRHKLIRSLKSADIDSLLVSSETNVRYLTGFTGDSSWLFISSGNTILISDSRYSTQIGKECPGLDTEIRGVGKSMPDAAAAIVKKAGVTHLGVEGNHLTISQHASLENTVTRAQLIVTDSLTEQLRVIKDKWEIAQIRQAIHQAERGIAVLRASVRPNQTETEIRYALEASMRDFGAAGPAFEPIVGVGPTAALPHAHSGVRMIEESPLLLVDWGAQSKSGYRSDLTRVFFTGTVTKKMQNVYQTVLDAQQAAIQKIKPGVACKDVDAVARGIISDAGYGRKFGHGLGHGIGLDIHEAVRLGPGSNEILKPGMIVTVEPGIYLKGRFGVRIEDDVLVTRGGFQVLTSVPQEFDDAMIDFLA, encoded by the coding sequence ATGTCCGCACAGGATTTTGAGCTTCGCCGCCACAAACTTATTCGCAGTTTGAAGTCGGCCGACATCGACTCACTGCTGGTTTCCAGTGAAACCAATGTTCGTTATCTGACCGGATTTACAGGAGATTCAAGCTGGCTATTCATCAGCTCCGGAAACACGATCCTGATCAGTGATTCCAGGTACTCAACTCAGATTGGTAAAGAATGTCCGGGTCTCGATACCGAAATCAGAGGTGTCGGCAAATCCATGCCGGACGCTGCCGCTGCTATCGTCAAGAAAGCAGGCGTGACTCATTTGGGAGTTGAAGGAAATCACCTGACCATATCTCAACACGCATCGCTGGAGAATACGGTCACCCGAGCTCAACTAATTGTCACCGATTCGCTGACAGAGCAGTTGCGTGTCATTAAAGACAAATGGGAAATCGCTCAGATTCGACAGGCGATCCATCAGGCTGAACGCGGAATTGCCGTCCTGCGAGCCAGTGTCCGCCCGAACCAGACGGAAACGGAAATACGGTATGCACTGGAAGCTTCGATGCGGGATTTCGGGGCCGCCGGCCCGGCATTTGAACCGATCGTGGGAGTTGGGCCGACCGCTGCACTCCCCCATGCACACTCCGGAGTACGTATGATTGAGGAATCTCCGCTGCTTCTGGTTGACTGGGGGGCACAATCGAAATCCGGGTACCGTAGTGACCTAACTCGTGTGTTCTTCACCGGAACCGTCACAAAAAAGATGCAGAATGTCTACCAGACAGTACTGGACGCCCAGCAGGCCGCGATTCAGAAAATCAAACCAGGTGTGGCCTGCAAAGACGTGGATGCGGTCGCCCGGGGAATCATTTCCGACGCAGGATATGGACGAAAATTCGGCCACGGACTCGGCCATGGGATTGGCCTGGACATTCACGAAGCCGTCCGGCTGGGGCCTGGGTCAAATGAAATCCTCAAACCGGGTATGATTGTGACCGTAGAGCCAGGTATTTACCTGAAAGGCCGGTTTGGAGTTCGAATTGAGGACGATGTGCTGGTAACGCGAGGCGGATTCCAGGTGCTGACGTCTGTTCCCCAGGAATTCGATGATGCAATGATTGATTTCCTTGCATAA
- a CDS encoding ABC-F family ATP-binding cassette domain-containing protein: MSVLLQLTDAVKSYGDQQLLNATSVTIHEGMKTGLIGRNGAGKSTLLRAMLGDEDLDSGQVIHSPNLRIGYLRQHDPFRSGESTLDFLMRDSGQPDWKCGEVAGQFELKGVTLDGPVHELSGGWQTRVKLAALLLHDPNLLMLDEPTNFLDLRTQILLEHFLQRFPAACLIVSHDRAFLTATCESTLELSRGKLTLYPGKIEAYLEQLEEQRLRDQRTNAAVITKQKQLQRFIDKNRARATTASQARSKQKQLDRLQTVEIESDLPTVQIKAPVVEPRQGPAVRCLDLSIGYSDHVVAERIDLELEHRQRAAIVGDNGQGKTTLLRTIVDSLKPLAGRVKWGFGCNVGVYAQHVYSTLPEDQTVLEYLEYNSMPGVTTQDCLNLAGALLFRGSHVKKSIRVLSGGERARLCMAALLLGDYNVLVLDEPGNHLDVESVESLAEALIAYQGTVLFTSHDRHFVSRIATNVIEVRDGRARSYGGTYEAYLYAVNSEIDAGERERAKNRMPTVPTARQSMSGKQQHNARRQLRNLEKKIAKLDDDKKELNAQMLNAAGAEDALKLHLQIEAIQKQLAETENSWYDLQVKLGDV, encoded by the coding sequence ATGTCAGTCCTTCTTCAACTTACCGATGCCGTTAAGAGCTACGGTGATCAGCAACTTCTGAATGCCACCAGCGTTACGATCCATGAAGGAATGAAGACGGGTCTAATTGGTCGCAACGGTGCCGGAAAGTCCACTTTACTGCGCGCGATGCTGGGGGACGAAGATCTGGACAGTGGACAAGTTATCCACAGTCCGAATCTGCGCATCGGTTACCTCAGACAACATGATCCGTTCAGGTCCGGTGAATCGACACTCGACTTTCTTATGCGTGACAGCGGGCAGCCGGACTGGAAGTGCGGTGAAGTTGCCGGTCAGTTTGAACTCAAAGGTGTCACCCTTGATGGCCCGGTGCATGAGCTGTCCGGTGGCTGGCAAACTCGAGTCAAATTGGCAGCTCTGCTGCTTCATGACCCGAATCTGCTGATGCTCGATGAACCGACGAACTTTCTTGACCTCCGGACACAGATTCTGCTCGAACATTTTCTCCAGAGATTCCCGGCTGCCTGTCTGATCGTATCCCATGACCGGGCTTTCCTCACTGCGACCTGCGAATCAACACTGGAGCTGTCGCGGGGAAAGCTCACGCTGTATCCCGGGAAAATCGAGGCCTATCTTGAACAGTTGGAGGAACAGCGTTTGCGTGATCAACGTACAAACGCGGCAGTAATCACCAAACAAAAACAGCTGCAGCGATTTATTGACAAGAATCGCGCCCGTGCGACAACGGCGAGTCAGGCTCGATCCAAGCAAAAACAGCTGGATCGTCTGCAAACGGTGGAAATCGAGAGTGATTTGCCCACGGTTCAGATCAAGGCCCCGGTTGTTGAACCGCGTCAGGGGCCGGCGGTCCGATGCCTCGATTTGTCAATCGGGTATTCCGACCACGTCGTAGCCGAACGAATCGACCTGGAACTGGAGCACCGCCAGCGTGCGGCCATTGTTGGTGACAACGGACAGGGCAAAACAACCTTACTGCGGACTATCGTGGATTCGTTGAAGCCCCTGGCCGGTCGTGTCAAGTGGGGGTTCGGCTGCAATGTCGGCGTATACGCTCAACATGTGTACTCTACGTTACCCGAAGACCAGACCGTTCTGGAGTACCTCGAGTACAACTCCATGCCAGGTGTGACCACGCAGGACTGTCTGAATCTAGCCGGTGCACTGCTGTTCCGCGGTTCTCACGTGAAAAAGTCTATTCGGGTCCTTTCCGGAGGCGAACGTGCACGTCTGTGCATGGCCGCACTGCTGCTCGGCGATTATAATGTGCTGGTTCTCGACGAACCAGGTAACCATCTGGATGTTGAGTCGGTTGAGTCGTTGGCGGAAGCGTTGATTGCCTACCAGGGAACAGTTCTGTTCACCAGTCACGACCGACACTTCGTCAGTCGCATTGCAACGAATGTGATTGAGGTTCGGGACGGGCGAGCCCGCAGTTACGGCGGAACCTACGAAGCCTATTTGTATGCGGTTAACAGCGAGATTGACGCCGGCGAACGGGAACGGGCAAAGAATCGTATGCCAACAGTTCCGACTGCCAGGCAGTCCATGTCGGGCAAACAGCAGCATAATGCCCGGCGTCAGCTTCGCAATCTTGAGAAGAAGATTGCGAAGCTGGACGACGACAAGAAAGAGCTGAACGCACAGATGCTTAATGCGGCTGGTGCAGAAGACGCACTTAAACTGCATCTGCAGATCGAAGCGATCCAGAAACAACTGGCGGAGACCGAAAATTCCTGGTATGACCTGCAGGTGAAGCTTGGGGACGTCTAA
- the cimA gene encoding citramalate synthase — MTAVQLYDTTLRDGAQGEGVNFSLHDKLMIAVRLDELGFDYIEGGYPLSNPKDEEFFRRAADMDWKHAKVSAFGMTRRRGVEACDDIGMQALVKSRAPVITIVGKTWDLHVTEVLNVTLEENLEMIRDSIAYAKSEGREVIYDAEHCFDGWLANPEYAQQTWQAAADAGANMICMCDTNGGRLPGQIAEAVKALKNNFNTPVGIHTHNDSELAVANSLAGVEAGAVQVQGTINGIGERCGNADLISVAGNLSLKLGREILVKDGINRLTELSRYVYDIANMNFRNGQAFVGSSAFAHKGGMHVHAVNKVSHSYEHVRPDSVGNVRRVLVSELSGRSNIVAKTTKFRLQEDRDLQAKLLKAVQDLENDGYQFEAAEASFDLLVMKYAGSYQKSFELDHYRVNVLNRDRDPVTESIIKLTVNGEEQHVVGEGDGPVNALDTALRKALNAAYPCLSEMTLMDYKVRVINSTEGTAARVRVVIESRDQHSIWSTVGVSENIIEASWIALVDAVEYKIHKDRGAVGNR; from the coding sequence ATGACAGCCGTTCAGCTGTACGACACAACACTGCGTGACGGTGCCCAGGGGGAAGGTGTCAATTTTTCTCTGCATGACAAGTTGATGATTGCGGTCCGGCTGGACGAACTTGGTTTTGATTACATTGAAGGTGGCTACCCGCTTTCCAATCCTAAAGACGAAGAGTTCTTTCGCCGCGCGGCCGACATGGACTGGAAGCACGCAAAGGTGAGCGCGTTCGGCATGACGCGTCGGCGAGGTGTTGAAGCCTGTGATGACATCGGCATGCAGGCACTTGTCAAAAGTCGGGCGCCCGTCATTACGATTGTGGGAAAGACGTGGGACTTGCATGTGACTGAAGTGCTCAATGTCACGCTGGAAGAAAATCTGGAAATGATTCGCGATTCGATCGCATATGCGAAGTCCGAAGGCCGCGAAGTGATCTATGACGCGGAACACTGTTTTGACGGATGGCTGGCGAATCCTGAATATGCACAGCAGACATGGCAGGCGGCGGCTGACGCGGGGGCCAATATGATTTGTATGTGCGACACCAATGGAGGTCGGCTGCCGGGGCAGATAGCAGAAGCCGTGAAAGCATTGAAAAATAATTTCAATACTCCGGTGGGAATTCATACCCACAATGACAGTGAACTTGCGGTTGCGAATTCCCTGGCAGGTGTTGAAGCCGGTGCTGTTCAGGTGCAGGGAACGATCAACGGGATTGGAGAACGCTGTGGGAATGCGGACCTGATTTCTGTCGCCGGGAATCTATCGTTGAAACTTGGCCGTGAGATCCTGGTCAAAGATGGAATTAACCGTCTGACGGAACTTTCTCGTTATGTGTACGACATCGCGAACATGAACTTCCGCAACGGTCAGGCCTTTGTTGGGTCCAGTGCGTTTGCGCACAAAGGCGGCATGCACGTACACGCGGTGAACAAGGTTTCTCACAGCTACGAACATGTCAGACCCGATTCTGTCGGAAATGTACGCCGGGTTCTGGTCAGTGAATTGTCAGGTCGCTCCAATATCGTGGCCAAAACAACAAAATTTCGCCTGCAGGAGGACAGGGACCTGCAGGCGAAACTGCTAAAGGCCGTTCAGGACCTGGAAAATGACGGTTACCAGTTTGAAGCTGCGGAAGCGTCATTCGATCTGCTGGTGATGAAATACGCCGGCTCATATCAGAAGTCGTTTGAACTGGATCACTATCGGGTCAACGTTCTGAATCGGGATCGTGATCCGGTGACTGAGTCAATCATTAAGCTTACAGTCAACGGTGAAGAACAACACGTTGTTGGTGAAGGAGACGGTCCTGTCAATGCACTGGACACTGCCCTGCGGAAAGCACTTAACGCGGCTTATCCGTGTCTGTCCGAAATGACTCTCATGGACTACAAGGTGCGTGTGATTAACAGCACAGAAGGTACGGCTGCCCGCGTACGTGTTGTTATTGAAAGTCGTGATCAGCATAGTATCTGGAGCACGGTAGGGGTCAGCGAAAACATCATCGAGGCCAGCTGGATCGCACTGGTGGATGCTGTGGAGTACAAGATTCACAAAGACCGGGGAGCCGTTGGGAACCGGTGA
- the ppdK gene encoding pyruvate, phosphate dikinase gives MSEKYVYTFGDGKADGNSTQKALLGGKGANLAEMSRIGMPVPAGFTITTEVCTYFYDNDRSYPPELNDQVIAAISNAESVMGRKYGDPKNPLLLSCRSGARESMPGMMDTVLNIGINEEVVQALIRQAGNEHFAWDSYRRLIQMYGDVVLDLKPESKNDPDHFEDILEKARDAVGAEHEKDLSVEALKQIVIDFKGVIKKHAGIEFPEDPMEQLWGCIGAVFGSWMNDRAMVYRRQYGIPHSWGTATNVQAMVFGNLGDECATGVGLTRNCSDGTPGFCGDYLINAQGEDVVAGTRTPKRVEETLSLDKPEAFEQLTNIGKALEQHYKDTQDIEFTVENGKVWMLQTRNAKRTGFAAVRIAVDLVNEGLIDARTALEKRRIPADDLNQLLQPIFDPADKKKAEADNRLLARGINAGPGAATGQIVFHASDAEERWNADNDLQLVLVRKETSPEDLRGMKVANGILTAFGGASSHAALVSRQMGKTCVCGCDALKIDYEAGTVTVGDTVLREGDWMSIDGFSGEVFTGKIETSPSEVMEVLTGNRKPEDSDVYQRYAQLMTWADEHRKLNVRANTESHDAEVSVQLGAEGVGLCRTEHMFFDHLDEMREMIFSTSREDREAALSKLINFQRDDFTHLLRTMGERPVTIRLLDPPLHEFLSEHHMHEDPQLAGKLAKTFGVTEEDVKRRVAELVESNPMLGHRGCRLGIVYPEITSMQARAILEAACALKKEGIECHPEIMIPLAGYKTEVDNQTAIVKETAARVFEEQGVTVDFMTGTMIEIPRAALTANEIAQTAEFFSFGTNDLTQTGLGISRDDYKGFIGYYTENDIMPADPFQTVDQTGIGRLMKIAVEDGRGTRSDLKIGICGEHGGDPKSVYFCHEIGLNYVSCSPRRIPIARLAAAQAAVEAG, from the coding sequence ATGTCTGAGAAGTACGTTTATACGTTTGGTGACGGCAAAGCTGACGGCAATTCAACTCAAAAGGCACTGCTCGGTGGTAAAGGTGCCAATCTGGCCGAAATGAGCCGAATCGGTATGCCGGTGCCTGCCGGGTTCACGATCACAACTGAAGTCTGTACCTACTTTTATGACAATGACCGCAGTTATCCTCCGGAGTTGAATGACCAGGTCATTGCCGCAATCAGTAACGCAGAGAGCGTTATGGGGCGAAAATATGGCGACCCCAAAAATCCGCTTTTGCTGAGTTGCCGGTCGGGCGCACGTGAATCCATGCCGGGGATGATGGATACCGTCCTCAATATCGGAATTAATGAGGAAGTCGTTCAGGCACTGATTCGGCAGGCAGGGAATGAACACTTTGCATGGGACAGTTATCGACGTCTGATCCAGATGTACGGAGACGTTGTCCTGGACCTGAAGCCGGAGTCGAAAAATGATCCTGACCATTTCGAAGACATTCTGGAAAAGGCTCGTGATGCAGTCGGTGCCGAACACGAAAAAGACCTGAGTGTCGAGGCACTCAAGCAGATCGTGATCGACTTCAAGGGGGTGATTAAGAAACATGCCGGGATTGAATTTCCGGAAGATCCCATGGAACAGCTGTGGGGTTGCATCGGGGCTGTCTTTGGCAGCTGGATGAACGACCGTGCTATGGTTTACCGTCGACAGTACGGCATCCCGCACTCGTGGGGGACAGCCACCAACGTTCAGGCCATGGTCTTCGGGAATCTTGGTGATGAATGTGCAACCGGTGTTGGGCTCACTCGCAATTGTTCAGACGGAACGCCGGGCTTCTGCGGGGACTATCTGATCAACGCGCAGGGTGAGGATGTGGTTGCGGGTACGCGTACGCCAAAACGAGTCGAGGAAACACTCAGCCTCGATAAACCGGAAGCGTTTGAGCAGCTGACTAACATTGGCAAGGCTCTCGAACAGCATTACAAAGATACACAGGACATTGAATTCACGGTTGAGAATGGCAAAGTCTGGATGCTTCAGACACGTAATGCCAAGCGAACAGGTTTTGCGGCAGTTCGGATTGCTGTGGATCTGGTCAATGAAGGACTGATCGACGCTCGTACAGCACTTGAAAAACGTCGAATTCCGGCTGACGATCTCAACCAGCTGCTGCAGCCGATCTTTGATCCGGCTGACAAGAAGAAGGCCGAAGCTGACAACCGACTGCTGGCGAGGGGAATTAATGCCGGCCCCGGGGCGGCGACCGGGCAGATCGTGTTTCATGCATCGGATGCCGAAGAACGCTGGAACGCTGATAATGACCTGCAGCTGGTTTTGGTTCGTAAAGAGACCAGCCCGGAAGACCTGCGGGGCATGAAAGTGGCCAACGGAATTCTGACGGCCTTTGGAGGAGCATCTTCGCATGCGGCCCTGGTTTCCCGCCAGATGGGAAAGACCTGCGTCTGTGGCTGTGATGCCCTGAAAATAGACTATGAGGCAGGGACCGTCACTGTGGGTGACACGGTGCTGCGGGAGGGGGACTGGATGTCGATCGACGGCTTCAGTGGTGAAGTTTTCACCGGAAAGATCGAAACCAGTCCGTCGGAAGTGATGGAAGTATTGACCGGTAACAGGAAACCGGAAGATTCAGACGTCTATCAACGTTACGCTCAGCTTATGACGTGGGCGGATGAGCACCGTAAACTGAACGTACGGGCCAACACAGAATCGCATGACGCAGAAGTTTCGGTCCAGCTGGGCGCTGAGGGTGTGGGGCTGTGCCGAACCGAGCACATGTTCTTTGATCACCTTGACGAAATGCGCGAAATGATCTTTTCAACCAGCAGGGAAGATCGTGAAGCTGCACTTTCCAAGCTGATCAATTTCCAGCGTGACGACTTCACGCACCTGCTCAGAACAATGGGCGAAAGACCGGTCACAATTCGGCTGCTGGATCCACCTCTGCACGAATTCCTGTCTGAACATCACATGCACGAAGATCCGCAACTGGCCGGAAAGCTGGCAAAGACGTTCGGTGTGACCGAAGAAGATGTTAAACGTCGTGTTGCGGAGCTGGTGGAATCGAATCCAATGCTTGGACATCGCGGCTGTCGACTGGGAATTGTGTATCCCGAAATTACGTCGATGCAGGCTCGGGCAATCCTTGAAGCGGCCTGTGCCCTGAAGAAGGAAGGCATCGAATGTCATCCGGAAATCATGATTCCACTGGCCGGATACAAAACCGAAGTTGATAATCAGACCGCGATTGTCAAAGAAACAGCGGCCAGAGTCTTTGAAGAACAGGGTGTTACCGTGGATTTCATGACCGGGACAATGATTGAAATTCCGCGGGCTGCCCTGACGGCCAATGAAATTGCACAGACGGCTGAATTCTTTAGTTTTGGGACCAATGATCTGACACAGACCGGGTTGGGAATCAGCCGGGACGACTACAAGGGATTTATCGGTTACTACACGGAAAACGACATCATGCCGGCCGATCCGTTCCAGACGGTCGACCAGACAGGGATTGGGCGGCTGATGAAGATCGCCGTCGAAGACGGCCGAGGTACTCGCAGTGACCTGAAGATCGGGATCTGCGGTGAGCATGGTGGTGATCCCAAATCCGTGTACTTTTGCCACGAAATCGGCTTGAACTATGTCAGCTGTTCGCCTCGCCGAATTCCAATCGCTCGACTTGCCGCAGCTCAGGCGGCTGTTGAGGCCGGATGA